One segment of Brassica napus cultivar Da-Ae chromosome C3, Da-Ae, whole genome shotgun sequence DNA contains the following:
- the LOC106366228 gene encoding serine/threonine-protein phosphatase PP1 isozyme 6-like, producing MDENLLDDIIRRLLETNNGKAGKQVKLLEVEIRQLCYASKEVFLSQPNLLELEAPIKICGDVHGQFPDLLRLFEYGGYPPAANYLFLGDYVDRGKQSIETICLLLAYKLKYKLNFFLLRGNHESASINRVYGFYDECKRKYNVRLWKSFTDCFNCLPVAALIDDKILCMHGGLSPDLKSLDDIRRIPRPIDVPDQGVLCDLLWADPEKEVKGWGENERGVSYTFGADIVADFLQTHDLDLVCRAHQVVEDGYEFFANRQLVTIFSAPNYCGEFDNAGAMMSVDDSLTCSFQIIKSTEKKIRLGFNNVSRPGTPPHKGGRGG from the exons ATGGACGAGAACTTACTGGACGACATAATACGGCGGCTACTGGAGACGAATAACGGGAAGGCGGGGAAGCAGGTAAAGCTACTTGAGGTGGAGATACGGCAGCTCTGCTATGCTTCCAAAGAGGTGTTTCTCAGCCAGCCTAATCTCCTCGAACTCGAAGCTCCTATCAAGATTTGCG GAGATGTTCACGGTCAGTTTCCAGACCTCTTGCGTTTGTTTGAGTACGGTGGCTACCCTCCTGCTGCGAACTACTTGTTCCTTGGGGACTATGTCGATCGTGGTAAGCAGAGCATAGAGACCATATGCCTTCTCCTTGCCTACAAGCTCAAATACAAGCTCAACTTCTTTCTTCTCAGAGGCAACCACGAATCCGCTTCTATCAACCGTGTCTACGGTTTCTACGATGAATGCAAAAGAAAATACAACGTGAGACTGTGGAAGAGTTTCACCGACTGCTTCAACTGTCTTCCTGTTGCTGCTCTCATTGACGACAAGATCCTCTGTATGCACGGTGGACTTTCCCCTGATCTCAAGAGCTTGGATGATATCAGGCGGATTCCTCGTCCTATCGATGTTCCTGATCAGGGTGTTCTTTGTGATTTGTTGTGGGCTGATCCTGAAAAAGAAGTTAAAGGCTGGGGGGAGAATGAGAGAGGTGTCTCATATACTTTTGGTGCCGACATAGTGGCTGACTTCCTTCAAACTCATGACCTTGATCTTGTTTGCCGAGCTCATCAG GTTGTGGAAGATGGATATGAATTCTTTGCAAATAGACAACTTGTGACGATATTCTCTGCACCCAATTACTGTGGCGAGTTTGATAATGCTGGTGCAATGATGAGTGTTGATGATAGCTTGACGTGTTCGTTTCAAATCATCAAGTCAACTGAGAAGAAGATAAGACTTGGATTCAACAACGTTTCTAGGCCAGGAACCCCACCACATAAG GGAGGAAGAGGTGGTTAA
- the LOC106366226 gene encoding protein SGT1 homolog B isoform X1: MAKELAEKAKEAFLDDDFDVAADLYSKAIDLDPSCASFFADRAQANIKLLNFTEAVADANKAIELEPTLAKAYLRKGTACMKLEEYATAKAALEKGASVAPNESKFEKMIDECNLLIAEEEKDLVQQVPPTLPSSSTTPLATAADAAPVPSPAPPAKPMFRHEFYQKPEEVVVTIFAKGIPKQNVNVEFGDQILSVVIDVAGEEAYHFQPRLFGKIIPEKCRYEVLSTKVEIRLAKAEIVTWASLEYGKGQALLPKPNVASAVSQRPVYPSSKPGKDWDKLEAEVKKQEKDEKLDGDAAMNKFFSDIYQSADEDMRRAMNKSFAESNGTVLSTNWKEVGTKKVESTPPDGMELKKWEY; the protein is encoded by the exons ATGGCGAAGGAACTAGCGGAAAAAGCTAAAGAGGCGTTCTTAGATGACGACTTCGATGTGGCTGCTGACTTATACTCCAAAGCCATTGACTTGGATCCCTCTTGCGCCTCCTTCTTCGCCGATCGTGCTCAAGCCAACATCAAACTCCTTAACTTCACCG AAGCTGTTGCAGATGCCAACAAAGCCATCGAGTTGGAGCCTACTTTGGCCAAAGCTTATCTCAGAAAGGG CACTGCTTGTATGAAGCTAGAAGAGTATGCTACTGCTAAAGCAGCTCTTGAGAAGGGCGCTTCCGTTGCACCAAATGAATCCAAGTTTGAGAAGATGATAGATGAATGCAACCTTCTCATTGCAG aagaagagaaagatttGGTTCAGCAGGTGCCACCGACTTTGCCTTCAAGCTCTACAACACCACTAGCAACCGCAGCTGATGCTGCTCCTGTTCCAAGTCCTGCACCACCTGCCAAACCTATGTTCAG GCACGAGTTCTACCAGAAGCCAGAAGAAGTGGTGGTGACAATTTTCGCTAAAGGAATACCAAAGCAGAACGTGAATGTAGAGTTTGGTGACCAGATT ctgaGTGTTGTGATTGATGTTGCTGGAGAAGAAGCTTATCATTTCCAGCCAAGATTGTTCGggaag ATAATACCAGAGAAGTGCAGATATGAGGTATTGTCGACCAAAGTTGAGATCCGTCTCGCAAAAGCAGAGATAGTCACTTGGGCCTCCCTTGAATATGGCAAAGGGCAAGCTCTTCTGCCTAAACCCAATGTTGCATCAG CAGTGTCTCAGAGGCCGGTGTACCCATCCTCTAAGCCGGGAAAAGACTGGGACAAGCTGGAAGCTGAAGTGAAGAAACAG GAGAAGGATGAGAAGCTAGATGGAGATGCAGCTATGAACAAGTTTTTCAGCGACATATACCAGAGTGCAGATGAGGACATGAGGCGAGCCATGAACAAATCATTT GCAGAGTCCAATGGGACAGTGCTGTCTACAAACTGGAAAGAGGTTGGGACAAAGAAAGTGGAGAGCACTCCACCAGATGGCATGGAGCTGAAGAAGTGGGAGTATTGA
- the LOC106366226 gene encoding protein SGT1 homolog B isoform X2 yields the protein MAKELAEKAKEAFLDDDFDVAADLYSKAIDLDPSCASFFADRAQANIKLLNFTEAVADANKAIELEPTLAKAYLRKGTACMKLEEYATAKAALEKGASVAPNESKFEKMIDECNLLIAEEEKDLVQQVPPTLPSSSTTPLATAADAAPVPSPAPPAKPMFRHEFYQKPEEVVVTIFAKGIPKQNVNVEFGDQILSVVIDVAGEEAYHFQPRLFGKIIPEKCRYEVLSTKVEIRLAKAEIVTWASLEYGKGQALLPKPNVASVSQRPVYPSSKPGKDWDKLEAEVKKQEKDEKLDGDAAMNKFFSDIYQSADEDMRRAMNKSFAESNGTVLSTNWKEVGTKKVESTPPDGMELKKWEY from the exons ATGGCGAAGGAACTAGCGGAAAAAGCTAAAGAGGCGTTCTTAGATGACGACTTCGATGTGGCTGCTGACTTATACTCCAAAGCCATTGACTTGGATCCCTCTTGCGCCTCCTTCTTCGCCGATCGTGCTCAAGCCAACATCAAACTCCTTAACTTCACCG AAGCTGTTGCAGATGCCAACAAAGCCATCGAGTTGGAGCCTACTTTGGCCAAAGCTTATCTCAGAAAGGG CACTGCTTGTATGAAGCTAGAAGAGTATGCTACTGCTAAAGCAGCTCTTGAGAAGGGCGCTTCCGTTGCACCAAATGAATCCAAGTTTGAGAAGATGATAGATGAATGCAACCTTCTCATTGCAG aagaagagaaagatttGGTTCAGCAGGTGCCACCGACTTTGCCTTCAAGCTCTACAACACCACTAGCAACCGCAGCTGATGCTGCTCCTGTTCCAAGTCCTGCACCACCTGCCAAACCTATGTTCAG GCACGAGTTCTACCAGAAGCCAGAAGAAGTGGTGGTGACAATTTTCGCTAAAGGAATACCAAAGCAGAACGTGAATGTAGAGTTTGGTGACCAGATT ctgaGTGTTGTGATTGATGTTGCTGGAGAAGAAGCTTATCATTTCCAGCCAAGATTGTTCGggaag ATAATACCAGAGAAGTGCAGATATGAGGTATTGTCGACCAAAGTTGAGATCCGTCTCGCAAAAGCAGAGATAGTCACTTGGGCCTCCCTTGAATATGGCAAAGGGCAAGCTCTTCTGCCTAAACCCAATGTTGCATCAG TGTCTCAGAGGCCGGTGTACCCATCCTCTAAGCCGGGAAAAGACTGGGACAAGCTGGAAGCTGAAGTGAAGAAACAG GAGAAGGATGAGAAGCTAGATGGAGATGCAGCTATGAACAAGTTTTTCAGCGACATATACCAGAGTGCAGATGAGGACATGAGGCGAGCCATGAACAAATCATTT GCAGAGTCCAATGGGACAGTGCTGTCTACAAACTGGAAAGAGGTTGGGACAAAGAAAGTGGAGAGCACTCCACCAGATGGCATGGAGCTGAAGAAGTGGGAGTATTGA
- the LOC106385583 gene encoding E3 ubiquitin-protein ligase RHA1B-like, which produces MGLPTDFKELQIPGYVLKTLYVIGFFRDLVDVLCPYIGLPRFLDHEILRPDPIRPETLTTVSLADKISPVVRFSDIQTDLEDCCTVCLSDFESDDNIRQLPNCRHVFHDHCLDRWIVDCRKMTCPICRDRFLPAEKYARAGPVWYSDEWESTITY; this is translated from the coding sequence ATGGGTCTTCCGACAGATTTTAAGGAGCTTCAGATTCCAGGATACGTACTTAAGACGCTTTACGTCATCGGTTTCTTTAGAGACCTGGTCGATGTTCTGTGTCCTTACATCGGTTTACCTCGATTTCTAGACCACGAGATTCTTCGACCGGACCCGATCAGACCCGAAACCCTCACGACGGTGAGTCTTGCTGACAAGATTTCCCCGGTGGTTCGTTTCTCGGATATTCAGACCGATCTTGAAGACTGCTGCACGGTGTGTCTCTCTGATTTTGAGTCCGATGATAACATCAGGCAACTTCCGAACTGTCGACATGTGTTTCATGATCATTGCTTGGATCGTTGGATTGTGGATTGCCGCAAGATGACTTGTCCGATTTGTCGGGATCGGTTCTTACCGGCCGAAAAATACGCACGGGCGGGTCCGGTTTGGTATAGTGATGAATGGGAGAGTACCATTACATACTAA
- the LOC106384088 gene encoding eukaryotic translation initiation factor 3 subunit A codes for MAHFAKPENALKRADELINVGQKQDALQALHDLITSKRYRAWQKPLEKIMFKYLDLCVDLKRGRFAKDGLIQYRIVCQQVNVSSLEEVIKHFLHLSTEKAEQARSQADALEEALDVDDLEADRKPEDLQLSIVSGEKGKDRSDRELVTPWFKFLWETYRTVLEILRNNSKLEALYAMTAHKAFQFCKQYKRTTEFRRLCEIIRNHLANLNKYRDQRDRPDLSAPESLQLYLDTRFDQLKVATELGLWQEAFRSVEDIYGLMCMVKKTPKSSLLMVYYSKLTEIFWISSSHLYHAYAWFKLFSLQKNFNKNLSQKDLQLIASSVVLAALSVPPFDRAQSASHMELENEKERNLRMANLIGFNLEPKFEGRDMLSRSALLSELVSRGVLSCASQEVKDLFHVLEHEFHPLDLGSKIQPLLEKISKSGGKLSSAPSLPEVQLSQYVPSLEKLATLRLLQQVSKIYQTIRIESLSQLVPFFEFSVVEKISVDAVKNNFVAMKVDHMKGVVIFGNLGIESDGLKDHLAVFAESLNKVRAMLYPVPSKASKLGGIVPNLAETVEKEHKRLLARKSIIEKRKEDQERQQLEMEREEEQKRLKLQKLTEEAEQKRLAAELLERRKQRILREIEEKELEEAQALLEDTEKRMKKGKKKTLLDGEKVTKQTVMERALTEQLKERQEMEKKLQKLAKTMDYLERAKREEAAPLIEAAYQRRLVEEREFYEREQQREVELSRERHESDLKEKNRLSRMLEFKETFQGEVIGRRQAEFDKIRTEREERISQMIRARKQERDIKRKQLYYLTTEEERIRKLQEEEEAHKREEAEKRKKQEAEHKAKLDEIAEKQRQRERELEEKEKKRREELLKGTDAPPARPAEPTAAPAAAAPPAAAPAQASGKYVPRFKRQTAEVSAPAQTPPAADSDRWGNRGPPPADDHWGSNRGGPSQKPDRWVPGSRGSDRPSGGDAWRSGEERRSPFGSSRPRPAQR; via the exons ATGGCGCATTTTGCCAAACCTGAGAACGCATTGAAGCGTGCTGATG AGTTGATCAATGTTGGACAGAAACAAGATGCCCTCCAGGCGCTTCACGATCTCATCACCTCCAAGAGGTACAGAGCATGGCAGAAGCCGCTCGAGAAGATCATGTTCAAGTATCTGGACCTTTGTGTCGACTTGAAGAGAGGTCGGTTCGCTAAAGATGGGTTGATCCAGTACCGTATCGTTTGCCAGCAAGTGAATGTGAGCTCGTTGGAGGAAGTCATCAAGCATTTCCTCCATCTTTCTACGGAGAAAGCTGAGCAGGCTCGCTCTCAGGCTGATGCCCTGGAGGAGGCACTTGATGTTGATGACCTTGAGGCTGACAGGAAGCCTGAAGATTTGCAGCTGAGTATTGTCAGTGGAGAGAAGGGGAAAGATAGATCTGACCGTGAGTTGGTTACCCCTTGGTTCAAGTTTCTGTGGGAGACTTACAGGACGGTGCTTGAGATATTGCGTAACAACTCAAAGTTGGAAGCACTTTATGCG ATGACAGCACATAAGGCCTTCCAGTTCTGTAAGCAGTACAAGCGAACAACCGAGTTCCGCAGGCTTTGTGAAATCATTAGAAACCATTTGGCAAACCTGAACAAGTACAGAGACCAAAGGGACAGGCCTGACTTGTCAGCCCCAGAGAGTTTGCAACTTTACCTGGACACAAGGTTTGATCAGTTGAAAGTTGCTACTGAGCTTGGACTTTGGCAG gaaGCTTTCCGTTCTGTTGAAGATATATATGGATTAATGTGCATGGTCAAGAAAACGCCCAAGTCATCTTTGTTGATGGTCTACTATTCCAAATTGACTGAGATCTTCTGGATTTCTTCTAGCCATCTGTACCATGCTTATGCATGGTTCAAGCTGTTTAGTCTGCAGAAAAATTTCAACAAGAACTTAAGCCAAAAGGATTTGCAGCTAATAGCATCATCTGTTGTCTTGGCGGCGTTATCTGTTCCGCCGTTTGATAGAGCTCAGAGTGCATCCCATATGGAGCTTGAAAATGAGAAAGAACGCAATTTGAGGATGGCCAACCTCATTGGTTTCAATCTTGAACCTAAATTTGAGGGCAGAGATATG CTTTCAAGGTCAGCTCTTCTGTCAGAGCTG GTTTCAAGAGGTGTTTTGAGCTGTGCATCACAGGAGGTCAAAGATCTTTTCCATGTTTTGGAGCATGAGTTTCACCCACTTGATCTTGGCTCCAAGATTCAGCCGTTGCTGGAAAAGATTTCCAAATCTGGTGGGAAGCTTTCATCAGCTCCTTCTTTGCCAGAAGTGCAACTCTCCCAGTATGTTCCTTCTTTGGAGAAGCTTGCTACTCTGAGGCTACTTCAACAG gtGTCTAAGATATATCAGACTATACGAATTGAGAGTTTATCTCAGTTGGTCCCCTTCTTTGAATTCTCAGTGGTAGAGAAGATATCTGTTGATGCTGTGAAGAACAACTTTGTTGCCATGAAAGTTGATCACATGAAGGGTGTTGTTATTTTTGGCAATTTG GGGATTGAGTCTGATGGACTGAAGGATCATCTGGCTGTTTTTGCTGAGTCTTTGAACAAAGTTAGAGCTATGCTGTATCCTGTCCCAAGTAAAGCATCAAAACTAGGTGGCATTGTACCGAACCTAGCAGAAACTGTTGAGAAGGAGCACAAGAGACTGCTTGCTCGGAAATCAATCATTGAAAAGAGGAAAGAGGATCAAGAGCGTCAGCAACTAGAAATGGAACGTGAGGAGGAACAGAAACGGCTTAAGCTTCAGAAGCTAACTGAGGAGGCAGAGCAAAAGAGACTTGCGGCAGAGCTTCTGgagagaaggaaacaaagaatccTTAGAGAGATAGAGGAGAAGGAACTTGAGGAAGCTCAGGCGTTGCTGGAGGACACAGAGAAACGCATGAaaaagggaaagaaaaagaCGCTTTTGGATGGA GAGAAGGTGACAAAGCAAACTGTGATGGAGAGGGCCTTAACTGAGCAGCTCAAGGAAAGGCAGGAAATGGAGAAAAAACTCCAGAAACTTGCCAAAACTATGGATTATTTGGAACGAGCAAAGAGAGAAGAGGCTGCTCCATTGATTGAAGCTGCGTATCAGCGAAGACTGGTGGAGGAAAGAGAGTTTTATGAACGTGAGCAACAG CGTGAAGTTGAACTCAGTAGAGAGCGTCATGAGAGTGACTTGAAGGAGAAGAACAGGTTGTCCAGAATGTTGGAGTTTAAG GAAACATTCCAAGGGGAAGTGATAGGTCGTAGACAAGCAGAGTTTGACAAAATAAGGACGGAGAGAGAGGAACGCATCAGCCAAATGATCCGAGCTAGGAAGCAAGAAAGGGATATCAAGAGGAAGCAGCTGTATTATCTGAcaactgaagaagaaagaatAAGAAAGctgcaagaagaagaggaagctcATAAGCGTGAAG AAGCCGAGAAACGCAAGAAGCAAGAAGCTGAACACAAAGCAAAGCTGGATGAAATTGCTGAGAAGCAGAggcagagagaaagagagctggaggagaaagagaagaagaggcgAGAAGAGCTGTTAAAGGGAACAGACGCACCACCTGCTCGCCCTGCAGAGCCTACAGCTGCTCCTGCCGCTGCTGCACCACCAGCAGCAGCGCCAGCACAAGCTTCTGGTAAATATGTTCCTAGGTTCAAGCGTCAGACAGCTGAGGTCTCAGCACCAGCACAGACACCACCAGCTGCAGATTCTGACCGCTGGGGCAACCGTGGACCACCTCCAGCAGATGACCACTGGGGAAGCAACAGAGGAGGACCGTCACAGAAACCGGACCGTTGGGTCCCTGGGTCTAGAGGCAGTGACCGTCCAAGTGGTGGTGATGCTTGGCGAAGTGGTGAAGAACGCCGGTCTCCCTTTGGAAGCTCCAGGCCCAGGCCCGCCCAGCGTTGA